Proteins found in one Legionella pneumophila subsp. pascullei genomic segment:
- the lapA gene encoding aminopeptidase LapA encodes MRFNQWMTCITSGLILASNSCFATTSPVHEQLQVPQCLAAKITIPHKVLAENKEFKIIDVSSSDVETLTILADKVNCGHFVNVSHKLTGTLAANQQQSAQKLLQKKLIKPFGVFKLHKDVYEIKHEEEVNAALKEVASDNIWQTLTHLTSYYNRSATKDTGVETANWLKSKFEQMAVEYGRTDTSTFFVKTGWYKQPSLVTVIGKDIQAPAIVIGAHMDTLDGRMPGAGDDGSGSSSIMEAARVILSSKATFKRPIYFIWYAAEERGLVGSQHVVQHFQEQSIPVKAVVQFDMTGYRNDANDPTMWVFTDYTDKNLSNYLAKLIDHYIRVPVDYSRCGYGCSDHASWNEEDIPAAFPCETSFADHNPYIHTSSDKMDLLNLEHMTNFSKLAVAFAIELASE; translated from the coding sequence ATGCGTTTTAACCAATGGATGACCTGTATCACATCAGGATTAATACTCGCCAGTAATTCATGTTTTGCAACGACGTCGCCTGTTCATGAGCAATTGCAAGTTCCACAATGCCTTGCTGCAAAAATAACCATACCTCATAAGGTCTTGGCCGAGAACAAAGAGTTTAAAATTATTGATGTCTCATCATCTGATGTAGAGACTCTGACTATTCTGGCTGATAAAGTAAATTGTGGTCATTTTGTGAATGTGAGTCACAAATTAACAGGGACATTAGCGGCAAACCAACAGCAATCTGCTCAAAAGTTACTGCAAAAAAAGCTCATTAAACCGTTTGGTGTATTCAAACTACATAAAGACGTTTATGAAATCAAGCATGAAGAAGAAGTCAATGCAGCATTAAAAGAAGTAGCCTCTGACAACATATGGCAAACTTTGACTCATCTGACTTCCTATTATAATCGCTCTGCAACTAAGGATACAGGTGTTGAAACGGCTAATTGGTTAAAATCCAAATTTGAACAGATGGCTGTTGAGTATGGCCGAACTGATACTTCGACCTTTTTTGTAAAAACCGGGTGGTACAAACAACCTTCCCTGGTTACCGTGATTGGCAAAGACATCCAGGCTCCCGCTATTGTCATTGGTGCTCATATGGATACTCTTGATGGTCGTATGCCTGGCGCTGGTGATGATGGTAGTGGCTCATCAAGTATTATGGAAGCAGCACGGGTTATCTTGTCATCTAAAGCGACATTTAAGCGCCCCATCTATTTTATTTGGTATGCCGCTGAAGAAAGAGGTTTGGTTGGCTCACAACACGTCGTTCAACACTTTCAGGAACAATCAATTCCAGTGAAGGCTGTGGTGCAATTTGACATGACAGGCTATCGAAATGATGCCAATGATCCAACGATGTGGGTATTTACTGATTACACAGATAAGAATTTAAGTAATTATCTGGCCAAATTAATTGATCATTATATTCGCGTACCGGTAGATTATTCACGATGTGGTTATGGCTGCAGTGATCATGCTTCCTGGAATGAAGAAGACATTCCTGCTGCTTTCCCATGCGAAACCAGTTTTGCTGATCACAATCCATACATCCATACTTCTTCTGATAAAATGGATTTATTGA
- a CDS encoding UvrD-helicase domain-containing protein, whose amino-acid sequence MLNSQQMAAVKYIDGPLLVLAGAGSGKTRVITQKIGYLINSCGYNANSICAVTFTNKAANEMRARVSAFLPAASRRGLKVATFHTLGLSIIKRDVARCDLKPGFSIFDSEDCLQILRGFLPINKATDRDFTLKIQQQISLWKNNLLNPELILQNPPETLLCDEALTIYPRYQEALKAYNAVDFDDLIRLPVGLLNDHADVLEYWQNKIRHLLVDEYQDSNTSQYLLVKKLAGVRAHFTVVGDDDQSIYAWRGAKPENLAQLQKDFPQLKIIKLEQNYRSTSRILHAANHLIANNQHLFEKRLWSDLGHGELLRVVSCKDEQDEAEHVIADLISHKLRNRTSYNDYAVLYRGNHQARIFEKVLRHHGIPYHISGGQSWFAKLEVRDIFAYLKLLCNEADDAAFLRAITTPKRGIGETSLDALGRYAQSRGISLYHGSDHLALSEFVAEKQRIIFHDFKFWMEDIKKRIISGSVLEHLRQMVEDIGYEAYIYEQCDSPAKAQKKMDNVWELLEWVNRLLNKEPEQSLIDVVNKLILIDILEQSDESSSDVVQLMTLHASKGLEFPFVYLVGMEEELLPHRVSIDDDQIEEERRLAYVGITRAQKGLCFTLAKQRRRAGELQDCVPSRFLDELPQESLEWFGKGGERCEEQSKKLAKSHLEGLKNLLS is encoded by the coding sequence ATGTTGAATAGCCAACAAATGGCTGCGGTAAAATATATTGATGGGCCTTTGTTGGTTCTGGCTGGGGCTGGAAGCGGTAAAACAAGAGTTATTACACAAAAAATTGGTTATTTAATTAATTCATGTGGTTATAATGCCAACTCCATTTGTGCCGTTACTTTCACGAATAAAGCAGCGAATGAAATGCGCGCAAGAGTTTCTGCCTTTTTACCTGCTGCAAGCAGGCGGGGATTAAAAGTTGCCACATTTCATACATTAGGCTTAAGCATTATCAAGCGTGATGTTGCTCGATGCGATTTGAAACCGGGATTTTCTATTTTTGACAGTGAAGATTGTTTACAAATTTTGCGGGGTTTTTTACCCATTAATAAAGCAACCGATAGAGACTTTACCCTCAAAATTCAACAACAAATTTCTCTTTGGAAAAATAATTTATTGAATCCTGAATTAATACTTCAAAATCCTCCGGAAACTCTTTTATGTGACGAGGCTTTAACAATTTATCCACGTTATCAAGAAGCATTAAAGGCATATAATGCGGTGGACTTTGATGATCTGATTCGGTTACCTGTTGGTCTATTGAATGATCATGCTGATGTGTTGGAATATTGGCAGAATAAAATTCGCCATTTGTTGGTAGATGAGTATCAGGATTCAAACACTAGCCAGTATCTTCTGGTAAAAAAATTGGCTGGGGTTCGTGCCCACTTTACGGTGGTAGGTGATGATGATCAATCGATTTATGCCTGGCGTGGCGCCAAACCAGAGAATTTAGCACAGTTACAAAAAGACTTTCCTCAGTTAAAGATTATTAAATTAGAGCAAAATTACAGGTCAACCAGCCGGATTTTACATGCTGCCAATCATCTGATTGCTAATAATCAACATTTATTTGAAAAAAGATTATGGAGTGATTTGGGGCATGGGGAGTTATTAAGGGTTGTCAGCTGTAAGGATGAGCAGGATGAAGCGGAACATGTGATCGCGGATTTAATAAGTCATAAATTACGTAACCGGACAAGTTATAACGATTACGCTGTCTTATATAGAGGAAATCATCAGGCGAGAATATTTGAAAAGGTATTAAGACATCACGGTATTCCTTATCATATTAGCGGAGGCCAGTCCTGGTTTGCCAAGTTAGAAGTCAGAGATATTTTTGCCTATCTTAAATTGCTTTGTAATGAAGCAGATGATGCCGCTTTTTTGCGAGCGATTACTACTCCTAAACGTGGTATAGGAGAAACCAGTCTAGATGCTCTGGGGCGCTATGCTCAATCCAGAGGAATAAGTTTATACCACGGGTCAGATCATTTGGCCTTGTCTGAGTTTGTTGCAGAGAAACAGAGAATTATTTTCCATGATTTCAAATTTTGGATGGAAGACATTAAAAAACGCATCATTTCGGGTTCCGTTCTGGAGCATTTAAGGCAAATGGTGGAAGATATTGGGTATGAAGCTTATATTTATGAACAATGTGATTCTCCCGCCAAGGCACAAAAAAAAATGGACAATGTATGGGAGCTTTTAGAATGGGTTAATCGCTTGTTGAATAAGGAGCCTGAACAATCCCTCATTGATGTGGTGAATAAATTAATATTAATCGATATATTGGAACAATCCGATGAATCTTCAAGTGATGTAGTCCAATTAATGACATTGCATGCCTCAAAAGGTTTGGAATTTCCTTTTGTTTATTTGGTAGGGATGGAAGAAGAGTTATTACCTCATCGAGTGAGCATTGATGATGACCAAATTGAAGAAGAAAGAAGATTGGCTTATGTAGGGATCACGCGTGCGCAGAAGGGGTTATGCTTTACTTTAGCCAAGCAAAGACGCCGTGCTGGAGAACTGCAAGATTGTGTTCCAAGCCGATTTTTGGATGAATTGCCTCAAGAGAGTTTGGAGTGGTTTGGTAAAGGCGGTGAGCGTTGTGAAGAGCAATCAAAAAAACTGGCCAAATCGCATCTGGAAGGACTGAAAAACTTGTTGAGCTAA
- a CDS encoding tyrosine protein phosphatase, which produces MSFKGFKVVMLILLSTQSYASKLASSSVCDSTIENPCIVQDSKTQFSPVIRYREVASIADVYGGNITGINKFHLSGSEQPSEKGWEAIAESISRKMGAETKKVIVLDLRQESHGYLNGRAITLVSAYNWINLAKSNTQSTFDQENWLAGLRSRKIVNGVLTVPQYVAKQYSHGKSMVVSTVKNEEYYVYKKGFDYYRIFISDHRAPLDSEVDALVALIKNNPEDTWYHVHCRGGKGRTTTVFAMFDMLKNADKVSFEEIIARQASIPPFYNLMVTNREIPELTPYYEQRLQFLIHFYEFARQSLMGYSGTWSEWKKLNI; this is translated from the coding sequence ATGAGCTTTAAAGGATTTAAAGTGGTAATGCTGATATTATTATCAACTCAAAGTTATGCCTCTAAATTGGCATCCTCCAGTGTTTGTGATTCAACTATTGAAAATCCATGTATTGTCCAGGATAGTAAAACCCAATTTTCACCCGTCATTAGATATAGAGAGGTTGCATCAATTGCGGATGTTTACGGTGGCAATATCACAGGGATTAATAAATTTCATTTGTCAGGAAGCGAGCAACCAAGCGAAAAGGGTTGGGAGGCTATTGCCGAGTCCATTTCCAGAAAAATGGGGGCTGAAACAAAAAAAGTCATAGTGCTCGATCTTCGCCAGGAGAGCCATGGTTATCTCAATGGCAGAGCAATTACCTTGGTTAGCGCCTATAACTGGATAAATTTGGCCAAATCCAATACCCAGAGTACTTTCGACCAGGAAAACTGGTTGGCTGGCTTAAGATCCAGAAAAATTGTTAACGGTGTTTTAACGGTGCCGCAGTATGTCGCCAAACAATATTCTCACGGCAAATCAATGGTAGTGAGCACTGTAAAAAATGAAGAATATTATGTATATAAAAAAGGATTCGATTATTATCGCATTTTTATATCCGATCACCGTGCTCCTTTAGATTCTGAAGTGGATGCGCTTGTCGCACTGATAAAAAATAATCCGGAAGACACCTGGTATCATGTTCATTGCCGGGGAGGAAAAGGCCGCACGACAACCGTTTTCGCCATGTTTGATATGTTAAAGAATGCAGACAAGGTTAGTTTTGAGGAAATTATCGCGCGACAAGCTTCCATTCCACCTTTTTATAATTTGATGGTGACCAATCGTGAAATCCCTGAATTAACTCCTTATTATGAGCAAAGACTGCAATTTTTGATTCATTTTTATGAATTTGCTCGTCAATCCCTGATGGGATATTCAGGCACCTGGTCAGAATGGAAGAAGCTTAATATTTAG
- a CDS encoding SidE phosphodiesterase domain-containing protein: MPLDGFSLYTDSTIRNAAKYAYDHYLGVPYKEVNQESTPANIGGITVYRQTHGLSHVLRTMTYSETIVEEAQKAKLRGETLQTFADGRSLADVTPDELKKIMVAQVFFVTGREGQGSDPESLKKYHELSRKAFLNYIEVNKSTLIPDVFKDQAEVNFYADIIEDKDHNETASPAHMLINQCHMIDSMREIQPPESNIEHFFSELQPWIGSKGAEAFFAKQRQFFQATYEVVFGFDSTNNEPHLVFPGLGRYVIGGDGNPIREPSQEGEMQGKLKFFPQDYKLQENERFMRVDEYLKLDEVQHRFPSRGEKLAGGMAGLNEYQYMQRLNSREKGLCETSVDFCLGQLKTANHKAKIEPIKNALQSAAGKRRREPNVDEIAAARIIQQIIANPDFVHEDHVLLNGKKLEEQFFRDLLLKCDMAIVGSLLNDTDIHNIDTFMQHERNTKFHATGENPIPRNIGEEWAKLRRTGAGDIKQDLIFLMQNDSWYYSRVNAIAQNRDKGSTFKEVLISTLMTPLTSKSLSDTSHVTPPKTLFRGLDLPDEFKNKLIHQSETIIANTTGYLFTNPSAEIFNQIKLNDSSQMFASTCLSTSINIEVPRIVFDSNTIFEILDPDGFLEAKQVGRHEEGSETEFSIYLPEDVGLIPINVAKDDKTSAGNERHIITFVAVKSPDFIPQHESGYALEPYLEMQISKLDTVIDDVEMQIAESFLRDPYDQAISSLERQIRLPVRGYWEQASQFLRSVHDGKISPELKAFYESTVLPIIKECRTAIEENNLTKMQTALAKFPSDKEWGKFRDESILTIKPEIDQLRKNLQKKIVLQNEILPALEQCKRSLDSQDISKAVDALDKLPSETRLESINALQLKSISRELKENLQPLRNAVITPMITDPEKIKIRYNSLLAETTKQIAIIEKENIEDLSDLGNIILNLNFCSESIQTLEAEKIKYGHAIKPIDVSDLNALKDRLQLINQNLIQTVIDIARNNLEQIKGASEFHTHEKQVKNCLDILNNLEKTLDGSEAAVKQKSDIEQLRGALIDKQKERAEIFPLQQRSMALIAQLQNISILNHEQLHQNRRAQLHQNDLSKAQQLDLRFKEQVSARFKAEFNNDNANIDQLIAFLEKQTPSTLKEELGISEQNAQQLHDLLKILVQPTSVKGEIEHRIEAIDKLSSAIGLNPVKLEPLPPISVAHDEEGELRSWSFK; encoded by the coding sequence ATGCCTCTAGATGGTTTTTCATTGTATACAGATTCAACAATTAGAAATGCTGCAAAATATGCTTATGATCATTACTTAGGGGTACCTTACAAGGAGGTAAACCAAGAATCAACACCAGCAAATATTGGGGGAATAACAGTATACAGACAAACTCACGGCCTGTCCCATGTTTTGCGCACAATGACTTATTCTGAAACAATCGTGGAGGAAGCGCAAAAAGCTAAATTAAGAGGTGAGACGTTACAAACTTTTGCAGATGGGCGAAGTCTAGCTGATGTTACTCCAGACGAGCTCAAAAAGATCATGGTTGCCCAGGTTTTTTTTGTTACCGGAAGAGAAGGCCAAGGATCTGATCCAGAAAGCCTTAAAAAGTATCATGAATTAAGTCGAAAAGCATTTTTGAATTACATTGAAGTAAATAAATCAACATTAATTCCAGATGTTTTCAAGGATCAAGCTGAAGTAAATTTTTATGCGGATATTATTGAGGATAAAGATCATAACGAAACAGCAAGTCCAGCACATATGCTTATTAATCAATGCCATATGATCGATTCAATGAGAGAAATACAACCCCCGGAATCCAATATAGAGCATTTTTTCAGTGAACTCCAACCTTGGATAGGTTCAAAAGGGGCTGAGGCTTTTTTTGCCAAACAAAGACAATTCTTTCAAGCTACCTATGAAGTCGTTTTTGGTTTTGACTCCACTAATAATGAACCACATCTTGTTTTTCCTGGGTTAGGGCGCTATGTCATTGGTGGAGATGGTAATCCAATAAGAGAGCCATCGCAAGAAGGTGAGATGCAAGGTAAATTAAAATTTTTCCCTCAGGATTACAAACTGCAAGAAAATGAACGCTTCATGCGGGTGGATGAATATTTGAAACTTGATGAGGTACAACATAGGTTTCCTTCTAGAGGAGAAAAACTTGCAGGAGGAATGGCAGGTCTCAATGAGTATCAATACATGCAGAGACTGAATTCCAGAGAAAAAGGGCTATGTGAAACAAGCGTTGATTTTTGTTTAGGACAGTTAAAGACAGCAAATCATAAAGCAAAAATCGAACCTATAAAAAATGCTCTTCAGTCAGCTGCGGGTAAACGCAGAAGAGAGCCTAATGTTGATGAAATAGCAGCGGCACGCATCATCCAGCAAATTATAGCAAATCCAGATTTTGTCCATGAGGATCATGTGCTCTTAAATGGAAAAAAACTTGAGGAACAATTTTTCCGAGATTTATTATTGAAATGTGATATGGCTATTGTAGGCTCCTTATTAAATGATACTGATATTCACAATATTGATACATTCATGCAACATGAACGAAACACCAAGTTTCACGCAACCGGAGAAAACCCAATACCGAGAAATATTGGTGAAGAATGGGCAAAGTTAAGGCGCACTGGTGCTGGAGATATAAAACAAGATTTAATATTTTTGATGCAAAATGATTCCTGGTACTATAGTCGGGTTAATGCAATTGCTCAAAATAGAGATAAAGGATCGACATTTAAAGAGGTGCTCATTAGTACCTTAATGACACCACTTACAAGCAAATCCTTGAGTGACACATCTCACGTTACTCCTCCGAAGACTTTATTTCGAGGATTAGATTTGCCGGATGAGTTTAAAAATAAATTAATCCATCAATCTGAAACTATTATTGCTAATACTACGGGATATCTTTTTACTAATCCTTCTGCAGAAATATTTAATCAGATAAAATTAAATGACTCTAGTCAAATGTTTGCCAGTACATGCTTAAGTACATCCATAAATATTGAAGTTCCAAGAATAGTTTTTGATTCAAATACCATATTTGAGATACTCGATCCGGATGGTTTTCTGGAGGCCAAGCAGGTTGGAAGACATGAAGAGGGCTCTGAAACGGAATTCTCCATTTATTTGCCAGAAGACGTAGGCCTAATTCCAATAAATGTAGCTAAAGATGATAAAACTTCGGCTGGGAATGAGCGACATATCATTACATTTGTCGCCGTAAAAAGCCCTGATTTTATCCCACAACATGAGAGTGGTTATGCCCTTGAACCTTATTTAGAGATGCAAATATCTAAGTTAGATACAGTGATAGATGATGTTGAAATGCAAATTGCAGAATCATTTTTACGCGATCCCTATGATCAAGCTATATCATCACTGGAACGGCAAATTAGATTGCCTGTCAGGGGATATTGGGAACAAGCATCTCAATTTTTAAGGTCAGTTCATGATGGTAAAATCTCTCCTGAGCTTAAAGCCTTTTATGAGTCAACAGTATTACCGATAATCAAAGAATGTCGGACGGCAATTGAGGAAAATAATTTAACTAAAATGCAAACTGCTCTAGCGAAATTTCCAAGCGATAAGGAATGGGGAAAATTTAGAGATGAATCAATTTTGACGATTAAACCAGAGATAGATCAGCTGAGAAAGAATCTACAAAAGAAAATAGTACTTCAAAATGAAATTTTACCAGCCTTAGAACAATGTAAAAGATCACTCGACAGTCAGGACATTTCAAAGGCAGTAGATGCACTTGATAAATTACCATCAGAGACAAGGTTGGAGTCAATCAATGCATTACAATTGAAAAGTATTAGCCGTGAGCTTAAAGAAAATCTGCAACCACTTCGCAATGCAGTTATAACACCAATGATTACTGACCCTGAAAAAATAAAAATACGCTATAACTCACTTTTGGCTGAAACAACAAAACAGATCGCTATCATAGAAAAAGAAAATATCGAAGATTTGTCTGACTTGGGGAATATAATTTTAAATCTCAATTTTTGTTCAGAGAGTATTCAGACTCTTGAGGCTGAAAAAATCAAGTATGGTCATGCAATAAAGCCTATCGATGTGTCTGATTTAAATGCATTAAAAGATCGCCTCCAATTAATTAACCAAAACTTAATTCAGACTGTAATAGATATTGCTAGAAATAATTTAGAGCAAATAAAAGGGGCCTCAGAGTTCCATACGCATGAAAAACAGGTAAAAAATTGTCTTGATATACTAAATAATCTTGAGAAAACATTAGATGGCTCAGAGGCGGCAGTAAAGCAGAAATCCGATATTGAACAATTGAGAGGCGCGTTAATTGATAAGCAAAAAGAGCGTGCTGAAATATTTCCATTGCAACAAAGAAGCATGGCTTTAATTGCTCAACTACAGAATATATCTATCCTTAATCATGAACAATTGCATCAGAATAGGAGAGCTCAATTACACCAAAATGACTTATCTAAGGCCCAACAACTTGATTTGAGATTTAAAGAGCAAGTGAGTGCTCGTTTTAAAGCTGAATTCAATAACGATAACGCGAACATTGATCAGCTGATTGCTTTTTTAGAGAAGCAAACTCCGTCTACATTAAAAGAGGAGTTGGGAATATCTGAACAGAATGCGCAACAGTTACATGATTTACTAAAAATTTTAGTACAACCAACATCCGTTAAAGGTGAAATAGAACACAGAATAGAAGCAATTGATAAACTGTCAAGCGCAATAGGCCTAAACCCAGTCAAACTTGAACCTCTACCTCCAATTTCTGTAGCACATGATGAGGAAGGAGAACTTCGCTCATGGAGCTTTAAGTAA
- the iroT gene encoding T4SS effector ferrous iron transporter IroT/MavN has product MNIKNIPIKPQKIPYYLFLLLLTTGASLILGFLSFGGMYALLPALPLAFAGFVLSVAYEGEIYLQNIKGALNKLFKFNYLKNYLAKEYLLTHFPNTDEENCPQFFKDYKRQLELLGEFGHKELNQESKKRKRQIEKTLSDMEKWFALQLFSDKNNQSPNPSKYTKELIDWLALNKQDEWIKRWEKRHFQFHIVKGFSVVAGLFMGLGSTYLIVEAFTVIPFFAAIPFALWPIIILPMAIVAGAAYGMLTYNAVTDMINNNTVVKWYNKIRDDLSQGLTVRNVFIATTAVFLVGLALALTVCTAGTWWTIATNARPLFDWMKKMPSFIMGVINPIITGASAIVFNIQNTAESLDMVDEATRSNKSIFQKIYETITNGYQHLRETENWLQIVNPFRILLKLTITPLRILLFMGHLISVAVTSDRMPGVPQILSALVAIISEGFEDAHYFIGHSHEEEHGEEQEHHHQFEKLLKDRLDPESDHDHNMDIPTWLLKTVASPIYGLAALWDFSASKLNPSDKKPHTLNLREAWNKQWGVAKEFDVKLNTNAERPSQEWQVEHAVARIEKFQRKHLKDIVIGRELADKKIVALNQLKEKIRHPAKGETLRETLEHAKKQSDYNQHRLFSQKGEKTRTQIFIEELPERINLSQGK; this is encoded by the coding sequence ATGAATATAAAAAATATACCTATCAAGCCCCAAAAAATCCCTTATTACTTGTTTCTTCTTTTACTGACGACAGGAGCAAGCCTGATACTTGGCTTTTTAAGCTTTGGAGGCATGTATGCTCTTTTGCCCGCACTGCCTTTAGCTTTCGCCGGTTTTGTATTATCAGTAGCTTATGAGGGCGAAATCTATTTACAAAACATAAAAGGCGCTCTTAATAAACTGTTTAAATTTAACTATCTTAAGAATTACCTGGCGAAAGAGTATTTGCTCACTCATTTTCCAAACACTGACGAAGAAAATTGCCCGCAATTTTTCAAAGATTATAAAAGACAGTTAGAATTATTGGGTGAATTTGGTCATAAAGAACTCAATCAAGAAAGTAAAAAAAGAAAGCGCCAAATTGAAAAAACACTCTCGGACATGGAAAAGTGGTTTGCCCTGCAATTATTTTCAGATAAAAACAATCAATCCCCAAACCCATCCAAATACACGAAGGAACTCATTGACTGGCTTGCTTTAAATAAGCAAGACGAATGGATAAAACGATGGGAAAAGCGTCATTTTCAATTTCATATTGTCAAAGGCTTTAGTGTGGTTGCTGGCCTTTTCATGGGGCTGGGAAGCACCTATCTTATTGTTGAAGCCTTTACAGTAATTCCGTTTTTTGCTGCCATTCCATTTGCATTGTGGCCCATTATAATCCTTCCAATGGCTATCGTTGCGGGCGCTGCTTATGGAATGCTAACCTATAATGCTGTCACCGATATGATCAACAATAATACGGTTGTCAAATGGTATAACAAAATTCGCGATGATTTAAGTCAAGGTTTAACTGTACGCAATGTGTTTATAGCAACTACTGCCGTTTTTCTTGTTGGACTGGCACTAGCCCTAACCGTTTGTACTGCTGGAACATGGTGGACGATTGCTACAAACGCCCGCCCTTTATTTGACTGGATGAAAAAAATGCCCAGTTTTATTATGGGGGTTATCAATCCCATTATAACTGGTGCTTCGGCTATCGTCTTTAACATACAAAACACCGCTGAATCACTGGATATGGTCGATGAAGCAACTCGTAGTAATAAGAGCATATTCCAAAAAATTTACGAAACAATAACCAATGGATATCAACACTTACGTGAAACCGAAAATTGGTTACAAATAGTTAACCCCTTTCGCATTCTTTTAAAATTAACCATCACCCCACTGCGTATCCTTCTGTTTATGGGGCATTTGATCAGCGTTGCAGTCACATCGGATCGTATGCCGGGAGTACCGCAGATTCTTTCCGCACTCGTTGCCATTATTAGCGAAGGCTTTGAAGATGCACACTATTTTATTGGGCACAGTCATGAAGAGGAACATGGTGAAGAACAAGAACACCATCACCAATTTGAAAAACTCCTGAAGGATCGCCTGGATCCTGAGTCCGATCATGATCATAATATGGATATTCCTACCTGGTTATTAAAAACTGTTGCTTCACCCATATATGGCCTGGCAGCACTCTGGGATTTTTCTGCCAGTAAACTCAATCCTTCTGACAAAAAACCTCACACGTTAAATCTTAGAGAAGCATGGAATAAACAATGGGGGGTAGCCAAAGAATTCGATGTTAAATTAAATACTAATGCCGAACGCCCATCACAGGAATGGCAAGTTGAGCATGCTGTTGCTCGAATAGAGAAATTTCAAAGAAAGCATCTTAAAGACATCGTTATAGGTCGCGAATTAGCCGATAAAAAGATCGTCGCGCTCAATCAATTAAAAGAAAAAATACGCCATCCTGCAAAAGGCGAAACATTGCGTGAAACGCTGGAACACGCTAAAAAGCAATCAGACTACAATCAACACAGACTATTTAGCCAAAAAGGGGAAAAAACCCGTACACAAATTTTCATTGAAGAACTTCCTGAGCGGATCAATCTCTCTCAAGGCAAATGA
- the hslO gene encoding Hsp33 family molecular chaperone HslO produces the protein MKEADTLQRFIFEHANIRGEIVHIEKTFQNIMNQRNYPPMVKNLLGEALVSCLLLASSIKFEGNLSLQFQGDERLSLLLVQCDHNLNIRGFAKCAEGLEIADYATAFLQGRMVITISQDNQTQAYQSLIPIQSTSMSENLMTYFAQSEQIATRVWLAVNEEMAAGMLLQLMPGQDTIQREQFWEYAVQLGQTVTEDELLTIDNQTLLYRLYHETELRIFESRTTRFQCRCNQEKMKQVIAILGAEEAEELIKEKGQIEITCDFCNQKYTFDSIDVTLLFRK, from the coding sequence ATGAAAGAAGCAGACACCTTACAGCGTTTTATTTTTGAACATGCGAATATCCGTGGCGAAATTGTTCATATTGAAAAAACATTTCAAAATATCATGAACCAACGTAATTACCCACCCATGGTAAAAAATCTTTTAGGTGAAGCGTTAGTTTCTTGTTTACTCTTGGCAAGCAGTATTAAATTTGAAGGAAATTTAAGTCTACAATTTCAAGGTGACGAAAGATTATCCCTATTACTTGTTCAATGCGATCACAATTTAAATATAAGAGGCTTTGCAAAATGTGCAGAGGGTCTTGAAATTGCTGATTATGCGACCGCGTTTCTTCAAGGTCGAATGGTCATCACTATAAGTCAGGACAACCAAACTCAAGCCTATCAAAGCCTGATACCTATTCAATCCACTTCCATGAGCGAAAATCTGATGACATATTTTGCCCAATCAGAACAAATTGCTACTCGCGTGTGGTTAGCTGTCAATGAAGAGATGGCGGCAGGTATGCTATTACAACTCATGCCAGGTCAAGATACAATCCAAAGAGAGCAATTTTGGGAATATGCCGTTCAGCTGGGACAAACAGTTACCGAAGATGAATTGCTGACCATAGACAATCAAACACTACTCTATCGTCTTTATCATGAAACGGAATTAAGGATATTCGAAAGCCGTACTACTCGTTTCCAATGCCGTTGTAATCAGGAAAAAATGAAACAAGTCATTGCTATCCTGGGAGCAGAAGAAGCGGAAGAATTAATTAAAGAAAAAGGGCAAATAGAAATCACTTGTGATTTTTGCAATCAAAAATACACTTTTGATTCAATCGACGTTACTCTGCTATTTCGCAAATAA